GAGCCGGCTCAGCGCCGAATCGACGCCGCCGAGAACCAACCGACGACCGCAGGCCACCCCAAGTACCCAAAAAAGACGGAAAGGGACCAGACGACCGCCACACGGCCGATAGCGGACGCTCCGTGAAGCCCGCCTCGCGGCAGATCCGTGCGCCTGAGCCGGACAGAGAGTGGTTCGGCGGCTCGTACTCCGGCAAAGTAGACGCGGTCCAGCATCGCGCAAGCCGGAGGTTGGTTCAATGGCGAATGCGCTCTTGTCCTTGCTCAGCTCCGTTGTCGGTGGCGCATTGGTGTTGGCGGGCCAGTTCTTCGCTCGCCGTGCGGAGGACCGTCGCCAATGGCTCCTTCGGTTGCACGAAGCTGGGGCGGACCTGGCTACCTCTTACTTGCAGGAGGCCGCGCTGGTCAATGACGCCCGCCGATCCGGCAAGATGATGAAAGATGTACCGACGACGACCTACGTTGTGGATCGCCAAAAGGCTCTGGGACGGTTTCGGGCGCTGCCGTGGGGCTCGGAATTCGAACCTGAACGCCAGCGCATTGGAACCGATATAACTGCACTCTGGGCAGCGTGGGAAGACGGAGACGACGACTTTCAGCAGGCTTACAACGAGGTTCGCCGCCTCGTGGCCGACTTCACCGACGCGATCAGCCGGCTTCTCTCAAACCAGTCAAGAAAATCGCGCAGGCAGGAAACGACATCCTGAGTCCGCGCTGCTCCTCGTCGCTTACGACACCTGCCGCACTCCACGGCATGATCAAGTGCGCTCACATCAGCAAGAGCGTGGGTAGGCGCGCGCAGGCGCGGTCGGATACAGCGAGTGGCCGCCAGATCCCGCGGAACACTTGCCGTTGCTTCGGGCTGCCATCGGCGCCGTCATCAGCTGAAAGACCGGACCGAGTCCGGGGTTCCGGAGCGGTGCGACTCAGCCCAGACCAGCCTGCGGGCGACTCCCGGTGAGTTCAGGGCGCATCGCGCTCCTCCGTGGGTCGGCGGGCCGGTTCTTCGGCCGGGCCACCCCACCACCCTCAGGGTGTGGCCGGCAACCTGCCGGTCCCACCGGATGCGGCTGCTCACCCGCGCGAAGGCCGGACGTGGCTGACGGTCCGGACCTCGAGGGCGGCGACGTTGAGCCAGTGCACGAGTAGCTCGGTCCCGCCTCGGACTCGGTAGGTGACTGGGGCGCCGAGGTGGAGGTCGCGGTGCGGGCGGCGGGCGGCGTCTTCGGCCGAGCGGGCGGTGATGTGCACCGTGTGGAGCCTGCCGTCAATGACCATGTCCACCCAGAACGCCGGCCCAGGCCCGTCGTGGTGGGTCATCGCCGAGGCGCTCCGCCGTCGGTGCCGGTGGCGACCCGGCGCAGCGACGGCGCCGCGCGATCGGCGCCGAACGGGGCGTCGGCCGGAGCGGGGCGGTTGAGCGGCGGATCGGGCTGCGGCGCGAGGAGGGACGGCGGTGGCATCGCTGTGGTCACGGTGCGGGGACGGTCGGCCTGCCGACGCCCGGTCGCGCGGACGGTGACGTGCTGGCCGCGGAGCCTGCCGTGGCCTCGGCCGATACCGCTCCAGGTGCGGCCGGTGACCTGAAGAGTCAGGTCGGTCTCGGGCCACTGATCGGTGGTGGACAGGAGCAAGCTGCCTTGGTGGCGGGCGCGCGCGGTGAGGCTGCGGGCAACCCGGAGCGGCACCGGCCCGGGTGGTGGCGTGACGACGACGGTGTCCAGGCCGTCGATCAACGCCGCAATGATGGTCGGCCAGTCCGGGCCTGGATCGGGCACCAGCGCGAAGCGGCTCAAATCCACCCGGGACTCAGACGCCGCGACGATGCCCAGCTCACGCACTCCGGCCGCAGCGACCCAACCGCCAGCTCGCTGGACTCCGGCGAGTAGCGCGAACAGCAGGCTGGTCGAGCCGGGCACCGCGACCGTGGCGCCGCGCCGCAGCCCGCCCCATCCGGCAGGCAGCAGCGGGCGTAGCTCCGCGACGATCGGCAACTCGACCGCCGGGTCCAGCTCATGCCCGGCCGCCAGATCGGAGGCCCGTCCGATCGGGCGGCGCAGCGTCGCAGTGCGGGCGCGGGTCCACGCCAGACGGGCGATCCGCTCGCGCAGCTCAGCTGTGGTCGCGCCCACTGGACGCGGCTGCGCCGCGGCGGCAGCGGACGCCGAATCGGCCACCACAACCTCCCCCTTCGTCTTCGCCCGGCGTGGGATTGCCGACGAAGGGGAAGCACGGTCGGCGTTCGAACTGGTGCCCGACGATAGCGGATTCCGGCTATCCGCGCAGCTCCTGGTGGGTGTGTGGCGGAGCGCGCTAGGTGGCGGGTCTGGCCACGCTAGATGGCCGGGATGGACCAGGATTGCCCGCCGCGGGATGTCTGCGATTCTCGACGGCCCGGCGAACAGGGCGATGCCCAGGGTGTCGACTCTTCGAGCGGGGTGATCGACTAGGTGCGGGTCGGTGGTTTTCCTCGCGTTGGGACTGGCCCGCCAACCGGATCATAGTCCCATTTCCTCGTCGCGGTTTCTGGCCGGTTAGAGGCTCAGCGGGGTCGCCGATCGATGCCGCGTGGCGTGGCGTTGTTCCGCTCGACGCTTCGCAGGGTGGAAGGGCGTGGGCCGACCCATTGCTCCCGCGAGTCTTCGACAGTCACCCACGTGCGCCACGGTGCCCAGGGATACCGCCGCCCGACTGGGTATGCGTGCCACCGCTCGGTGAGCATCTTGGCGTCAAGGGCGGCGAGGACTTGCGCCTGGCGGGCGCGTCCCCGCATGTCGACCCGGACCACGCCGGGCCGGACCTCGGCGATCCGGCCCGTGCGCAGTCCTGCCAGCGCGGTGGCAACCGAGTCCACCGTGACCCGTTCGAAGTCATCAGGGTGCGCCATCCGCAACCTCCCATCCGCGCTTTCCATCGCCCTACGGTAGATCTCATCGCTTCCCGGCCGGTCGGAGATCGCCCGGAGCGACGGCGGAAGTGGGTCGCTGGCAAAGAGCCTCAGCGGTTGCCCGCTGGGGCTCCCACCGGTGCGCCCGGTCAAGCGGTTGGGATTGCGGGCAGCGCGGGTATCGCGCTCCAGGGGTCTGGCCGCCGTGCCCAAGGAAGGGTCTGGGTGTGGTCAGACGTGTTCAAGCGGATCGCCGGAACCCGATGGGTGGCGCGATGTTCGGTGGACGCGGCGGGGCGCGCCGGTTAGTGTGCTGAACCCGCCGCGTGGTATTTCTCCACGATCTCGGCCGAAATCCGCCCGCGGTCGTTGACCGACAGACCTTGGGCTTTGGCCCAGTCACGGATTGCTTGATTGCCCGTGCGTTCTCCGGCGGCGGTCTTGGACGTTGCGCCGGAGGTGTTCCGGCTGGCCTTCGACGACTGGGTTGAGACGCGACCGATACGCCGACCGGCGGTCACGTACGTAGCTAGATCGTGGCGTAGTGCTCCTGCGTTCTCGCTCGACAAGTCGATCTCGTAGTTGATGCCGTCGACTGAGAACGTCACCGTTTCCTCTGCTGTGCTGCCGTCGAGATCGTCGATGAGTCGGATCTCTACCTTGCGGGCCATGCAATTACTCCACGATATCGAGGGGTGATGCGTGCTGCTTTCTCAACGCTACTCGCCAGTTGTGCTCAACGGGAGTAGGCGCGGAGGATATCGCGGGAACTGATGTGAGCTCCGGTGCGCGCTTTCGTGCAGAAAACCGTCTGGCTCAATCATCGAATTTTCCCGGGTTCGTTATCGTCACGGCTCGAGGCGGCTGGGCGCTCCGCGGTCAGGCTGTCCACGACGGCCGAATTCTGACCCCGTGGCGACGTCGTCAGGGGGTTAGTTTCACGCGTCGGCGACACAGGCACTCCCGTGCAATCGCGGAGCCGCGCTGAGAGGGGACGCCAACGGCGCTTCCCGTCTCAGCGGCACGGCGAATCGGCATTCCTGCATGCGACATGTGACTGAGATTCTCAATCACCTACCAGCGGCGCTGAGCACGATCCCGCGGGCCGCCATAAATGCGATCGGGTCGACCGCGTCGCCGTTGACCCGCGTTTCGAAATGCAGATGGGGGCCGGAGGAGTTCCCGGAGGAGCCTACCCGGCCGAGCGGCTGTCCAGCGACGACCGTCTGTCCGACGGTGACCAGCGGACGCGTCACCATATGACAGTACCGCGTGGTGAGTCCGGTGGTGTGCGCGATCTCGACGTACCAGCCGCAGCCCTTGACCGCTGGGCTTCCGTCAACGTCGCAGTTGCCGGTGGACGCGTTGCACTTAGAGGTGATCACGGTGCCGGCCCTGGCGGCACGGATCACGGTCTTTCGGGGGACGATGATGTCGACGCCGGCGTGTCCGGGGCGGTCGGGTGGGCGGAAGCCGCTGCCGACCGGTCCTCTGACGGGTGCGGTCCAGCCGGTGGTCGCGCACAGGCCTTTCGCAGCTGCGCCGGTGGTGTATCGGAGAACGAGCGCGGTGGCGGCTGGTTCCCATTTCGCGTAGGCGTCGGGGTAGGCACTGCCTTGGACGCGTTGGGCGGCTGCGGTGAGGGGGAGTCTCTCCCAGCCGGGGATGCGCAGGAGACGACGGTAGAACGCGGAAGCGGCGTAATTGGGGTCGGTGAGTTGAGCCGGTGTGCCCCAGCCTTGGCTGGGGCGTTGCTGGAACAGTCCGAGTGAATCGCGGTCATTGTCGCGGCCTTGGTGGGGCAGGTTGTGCAGCCGGGATTCTTGAAGAGCGACGGCGACGGCGATGACACGACCGCGGGGCGGGACACGGGCGTGCTCGCCGACGGTGATGATGATTCGGGCGTTGCGGAGTTGTTCGGTGGTGTAGGACACGGTCGCGCTGCCCGATGTGCCGAGTGCGGGGCAGGCGGCCGCCGGCGCGGTGAGAACAGAAAGTCCCCCGACGCACAAAAAGACCGTGCCGACCGCTAAGGCGGTCAGCGCAGCGAGCACACGGCCAGTCATGCCAGCCACGCGGAAGTGTCGTGTCGCATGGGGCGCTCCTTCGGGATGCGACAGCCCGCCGTCTACGGGCGGACGGCGGGCTGTCGGAGAGATCAGGAAGCGTGGGCGGCCATTAGGCCGAAGGATTGGACGCGTCGGTCCGGTCAGCAGCGTGGCCGTTGGCGTCGGGGCGGACGGCGAGCGCCGCAACGCGATCGAGCAGCGGAATCGGCGAGTCGAGCAGTCCGCTCAGGCCGACGGCGCGGATCCACTGGACCTGGCGGGGGGAGATGTCGTGGCGGGCGGCGAAGGTCGCGGTTCGGATGCTGGGGTCGGCGGCGAGTCGCGCCCAGAGCTGACGCCAGCGCTGGTAGGAGGCCGGGTCTTGGGGAACTCGCCGCAGCACGTCGGCGGGGGGCATCGGTCCGCGCGCAGCGCCGGATCGGGATTCGTCGGTGGCCGGCGGGTCGTCGGGCGCGGGCGGGAGCAGGTCGGCGCCGATGAGCCGGGCCCAGCCCTCGACGTCGGCGCGGGCGGTGAGCGCGGCAGCGAGGGCGTCGATGTCCAGGGTGGTCACGGCGATCGCGGCGCGGATCGGATCGGCGTGCTGGGCGCGAATCAGCGCGTCGATGTACTGCGTGAGGGATGCGCGGCGACGTTCGTGGTCGAGCTGCTGCCGAGCGAGGTCGAGCGATTCCTGGCGGGTGTAGTTGTGGGCGAGGGCGAGGGTCCGGGCGAGGTTGGTGACGGCCGGTTCCCGGGCCCACTGGCGGAGCCCATAGACGGGTGCGGTGCCGGGCAGCTTTCCGGCCGCGCGCAGAGCGTCACGGCGGCGTGCGGCCGAGTGCAGCAGCCAGACGGTGTAGGCGAAGACGCCCATGCCGCCGAACACCGCGGACAGGTAGGCGACGGGGCGGTGGCCGAGGATGTTGATCGACACCGCGAGAGTGACCGATCCGGCGGAGAGGGCCCGCCAGCCGTAGGCGGTCTCGCCGAGGCGTTGCCGGTAGTCGGCGAACGCGGAGCTGACCACGCCGCCTAGGTCGATGACGACGGCGAACGGGGTGACGAGTGCGGTGCGCCACCACCAGGCGATGTGTGGGGGCCAGGGTGGGGCGTCGACGCCGACCCAGATTTGGCCGATCGCGGAGCCGAGTGCGGCGATGAAGTAGAAGATCCATGCGGCGCGCTGCACGGCGTGACCGGTCGGCGCACCGGGGTCAGTGGGGTCGGCGGAACGGCTCTCCGATTCGGGGTGCACCGCAGTCGCCGCGGGCGCCGAAGACACGGTGGGCTGGGTGGATTCGGTGAGCCGGGCGGGCGTGGTGTCGAGGTCGGGATGGGGGTGAGCGGCGATAGGAGGCATGGTGTGTCCTGCCGGAAGGCAGTGCCCAGCGTCCCGCGCGAGGGGGACGCTGGGCACTGAGGGCGGATGCGTCCCCGGAGGTCAACCGCTGGGGGTGACCGTCGGCGGGGGAGCGTGCTTAGACGGTGATGCGGTCGCGGGCGGGGTCGCGCAGGTGCGCGAGCACTAGCTCGACGAGCTGCCCGGCTGTGAGCCCGGTCGCCGACCGCGGCGGGTCACGGGGGACGGTGAACTCTTCTCGTGCGGGGAGGCTTGGTCGGCCCAGTCGGGATGCCGCCGTGGACCGCGAGTTGCGCTGCGAGGTGGCGGCCGAGTCGCCATCGTCGTGCGGTGGGTCGCTGCTGGGAGCGCGCCGATTGCCGCTGAGTGCAGATCGGGCGGCGGCGTTTCGCGTGCGTCGGCGGCGACACTTTGACGCCCCTGCGGGCCAGCGAGGTACCGAGATGATTCCGCGGACCCATCGCCGATCAAGCGGTAGCTGAAGGGACGGACGCCGGTGAACCCGGGCGGCGCCGAGTTCACTGTGCGCCTGGTCCCGGCCGGTCGTCTTCGGGCGCGCTACCAGTGATGCGGATGGGGGCTCATTGCCCTGCCGTTTGCGCAGGGCGGCCTCCCGGGTCTCGATCTGGTTCGCGCACTCGTTGAGGCGGACGGCCAGCTGTCGCACCGCGAGCGCGGGCAGCTCGAGCACCAGCGCGTCCTCGGTGCTGAGGCTTTCGATCACGGTCAGCAGCGTCGAGTTGTCCAGCTCTTCGCCTTCGGCCGGTGCGCCGTAGCCACCGAAGTAGCCGTCGGCGTCTCGCTCGGTCAGGGTCTGCACCAGCGGGAGTTGGTCGGTGGTGATGATGTGGTAGCCCATGGGGTCCTCTCAG
The sequence above is drawn from the Cryptosporangium minutisporangium genome and encodes:
- a CDS encoding Lsr2 family protein, yielding MARKVEIRLIDDLDGSTAEETVTFSVDGINYEIDLSSENAGALRHDLATYVTAGRRIGRVSTQSSKASRNTSGATSKTAAGERTGNQAIRDWAKAQGLSVNDRGRISAEIVEKYHAAGSAH
- a CDS encoding M23 family metallopeptidase; amino-acid sequence: MTGRVLAALTALAVGTVFLCVGGLSVLTAPAAACPALGTSGSATVSYTTEQLRNARIIITVGEHARVPPRGRVIAVAVALQESRLHNLPHQGRDNDRDSLGLFQQRPSQGWGTPAQLTDPNYAASAFYRRLLRIPGWERLPLTAAAQRVQGSAYPDAYAKWEPAATALVLRYTTGAAAKGLCATTGWTAPVRGPVGSGFRPPDRPGHAGVDIIVPRKTVIRAARAGTVITSKCNASTGNCDVDGSPAVKGCGWYVEIAHTTGLTTRYCHMVTRPLVTVGQTVVAGQPLGRVGSSGNSSGPHLHFETRVNGDAVDPIAFMAARGIVLSAAGR